Genomic window (Sulfurimonas sp.):
AAAGAGAAATTTGACTTTCTAGGGTACAAAACTAAATCTTGCAAAAATAAAATAACGATTGAATTTGACAACGAGAGTCAAATTGATGACTTTCTTAGTCGTTTATAAAAGTATTAGACTAAATTATAAAATTCTTTTTCAATTTAACCATTCTTTCAATTTTCTAATTGTATAATCACGCAACTTTTAGGAGGTGCTATGTTAGATATAAATCCGATATTACTTTTAGCTACATTCGTTGTGTTTCTTTCGCTGATAGCCGTTCTGAACAGTTGGCTTTATAATCCATTATTTAGTTTTATGAATAAAAGAGATGATGACATCAAAAAAGACCTACAAAAAGTAGGAAACAATGATGATGAAATCAATGCTTTACATTCAGAAGCCAAATCAATAATTAATAGTGCTAAACTGGAAGCTTCGGCCCTAAGAGAGAAAGTTATTGAAGATGCCAAAGAGTTGGCAGATAGTAAGCTAGAAGCAAAGCGTGCTGAATTAGCTAGTGAGTATTTAGAATTTGAGCAATCACTTGCTGAGTCTAAAGAACAGTTGGTGGGTGACTTGATGTCACAAATTCCATTGTTCAAAGAAGCTGTAAAAGCTAAATTCAGTCAAATATAAAGGATGTCATGTGAGTAAAATATTATTATTGATTACAATATTATCAACTTATGCATTAGCATCTGGTGGGGCAGAAAGTGGAGGCACAGATATAGTTCAAAGAACAGTTAACTTTTTACTGTTTGCTGGTCTTGTTTGGTATTTGGTTGCTGAACCTGCAAAGAGTTTTTTTGCTGCAAGAAGTCAAGGAATTGCTGACGAATTGCAAAAAGTTCAAGATAAGTTAAATGAGTCTGTAACACTTAAAAATGATGCATTAACTAAAATTTCAGATGCTAAGAAATTTGCAGAAGAATTAATAGTTATTTCTAAAAAAGAAAATAAGATTCTTAATGACAATATAATGGTTCAATGTGAATTTGATTTAGAAAATATTGGTAAGCAAAATATTTCTTTAATGGAATTTGAGCAAAGAAGAATGGTTAGAATTGTTGTTGAAGATGTATTAAAAGAAGTTTTAAATCAAACTAATGATGATTTTGATAAAGAAGCAATGGCTAATGTTATCTTAAAGAAGGTGGCGTAGTATGGAAGAATTAATTGCAAAAAGATATATAAAAGCTTTAAAAACAAGTACTGACACGAAATCAATGGGAAATATAACCATTGTATTTAAGGCTTTAGCTGAAGCATTTAAAAATACTAAATTTATTCAAATAATGAATAGTGCAGAAGTAAGTGATGAACAAAAGTTAGAAATTCTTTTAGCGGCAGTAAAACCTGCTAAGTCTGAAAGTATCAATACTTTAATTAAACTACTTGTAGAAAACAGCCGTATTAATATCATTCCAGCTTTAGCGGAAGGAATGAGAAAAGATGCAGCTCATACAAGTAAAACTTATAGCGGTGTTGTTTATAGTGATACTGATATAGATGCAAAAGTTATGAAAGATTTAAGTAGTGGCTTGAGTAAAAAATTTGATTCAAAGATTTCACTTGAATTTATTAAAGATGATTTTGATGGTATCAAGGTAAATGTAGAAGATCTTGGGATAGAAATTAATTTTTCAAAATCAAGAATTAATAGTCAAATCATAGAACATATTGCAAAAGCAATTTAACTTTCAACGAGAGGAGAAAATATAGTGGTAGCAAAAATTAAAGCTGATGAAATCAGCTCAATAATCAAAGAGCGTATCGATAACTTTGAATTAAGTGTTGATATTAATGAAACAGGTAAGATTGTTTCTTATGCTGATGGCGTTGCACAAGTTTATGGACTTAGCAATGTTATGGCTGGAGAGATGGTAGAGTTTGAAGAAGGAACTAAAGGTTTAGTAATGAACCTTGAAGAAAGTGCAGTAGGTGTAGTTATCTTAGGTCCTGGTTTTGAACTTAAAGAAGGTATGAGTGTTAAAAGACTTGGTAAACTTCTTCGTATCCCTGTAGGTGATGCACTTTTAGGTCGTATTGTAAATGCACTGGGTGAGCCAATAGATGGTAAAGGTCCAATAGAAACAACTGAAACTCGTTTCGTTGAAGAAAAAGCACCTGGAATTATGAATAGAAAATCTGTTCATGAACCATTAGCAACTGGTATTAAAGCTATTGACGCACTTGTTCCAATTGGTCGTGGTCAGCGTGAGCTTATCATTGGTGACAGACAAACTGGTAAAACAACAATCGCAATAGATGCTATTATCAATCAAAAAGGTAACGGTGTTGTTTGTATTTATGTTGCAATAGGTCAAAAAGAATCAACAGTTGCCCAAATTATTCGTCGCTTAGAAGAACATGGTGCAATGGAATATACAATTATTGTATCTTCAACAGCTGCTGAAGCTGCTGCACTTCAATTTTTAGCTCCATATACTGGTGTTACTATGGGTGAATATTTCCGTGATAATGCTAGACATGGTCTAATCGTTTATGATGATTTATCTAAGCATGCAGTTGCATATCGTGAAATGTCTCTTATTCTTCGTCGTCCTCCAGGTCGTGAAGCTTATCCTGGTGATGTTTTTTATATTCACTCTCGTTTACTTGAAAGAGCTGCAAAAGTTTGTGATGAAGATGGTGCAGGTAGTTTAACTGCTCTTCCTATTATTGAAACTCAAGCTGGTGATGTTGCGGCATATATTCCAACTAATGTTATCTCAATTACTGATGGTCAAATTTTCCTTGAAACTGAACTATTTAACTCGGGTGTTCGTCCAGCTATTAATGTTGGTCTTTCAGTATCTCGTGTTGGTGGTGCAGCTCAGATTAAAGCTACTAAACAAGTTGCTGGTACTTTAAGACTTGACCTTGCTCAGTATCGTGAACTTCAAGCATTTGCTCAATTTGCATCTGATCTTGATGAAACTTCTCGTAAGCAACTAGAGCGTGGACAAAGAATGGTTGAAGTTTTAAAACAAGGGCCTTTTTCTCCTCTTTCTGCTGAGAAACAAGTTGCTATTATCTTTGCTGGTAATGAAGGTTTCTTAGATGATTTTGATCCTTCTAATATTGTTCGTTTTGAAGCTGAAATGTATCCATTTATTGAAGCATCTTATCCTCAAATATTTGAGAATATAAGAAGTACTTTAAAGCTAGATGATGATACTAGAGCATTGTTAATCAAAGCACTTGAAGAATTCAAAGCTACTTTTGTAGTAGCGTAAGGAAAACTTTATGGCAAACTTGAAAGATATTCAAAGAAAGATAAAGAGTGTTTCAAATACTCAAAAGACTACTCGTGCAATGAAGCTTGTATCAACTGCAAAACTTCGTCGTGCAGAAGAGCTTGCTAAACGCTCTCGTCTTTATGCTGGAAAAATGAATCAGGTTATTGCCGAAATAGCTGGGCGTATAAAATGTAATAAAGTTGGTGGGATTGACAATCGCTGTTTTATAGAGATTGAAAACCCAAAAATGGTTGACATTATTTTTGTTACTGCTGATAAAGGTTTATGTGGTGGTTTTAATATTCAAACTATTAAAGCTGTTAAAAAACTAATAAAAGATTACAAAAGCAAAAATGTAAAAGTACGCTTACGCGGAATCGGTAAAAAAGGTGTTGAATTTTTTAAATATAATGAAGTTGAACTTTTTGACTCAGTTATAGATTTGAGTTCAAAACCTGACAAAGCTAGAGCTGATGAATTTATTAAAATTTCTATTGAAGACTATAAAGATGGAAAAATCGATGGTCTTCATATAATCTACAATGGATATAAAAATATGATTTCACAAGAATTACATGTTAGTAATATTCTACCGGTAGATACTGAGCAATTTGATTGTGCTCAAGCAAAAAAATCAGTGCTTGAAATAGAAGCGCAAGATGAAGAACATATGTTAGATTCTTTAGTAAACAGATATGTTGAATACGCTATATATTATGCACTTATTGATTCAGTTGCTGCTGAACATGCTTCTCGTATGCAAGCAATGGATACAGCGACAAATAATGCACGAGACATGGTTAAAGAGTTAAATATTAAGTTTAATAAAGCAAGACAAGCAGCTATTACTACAGAACTTATTGAGATAATAAGTGGTGTGGAGTCTATGAAATAATGGAGAAAAATATGATTGGTAAAATAAGCCAGGTAATTGGACCGGTTGTTGATGTTGATTTTGAAGGTTATCTTCCGACGATTAACGAAGCAATTGAAGTTAAGATTAATTTAGAAGGTACTGAAACTCGTTTAGTTTTAGAAGTTGCAGCTCACTTAGGTGACGGTCGTGTTAGAACGATTGCAATGGATATGAGTGAAGGTTTAGTTCGTGGAATGGAAGCTACTGCTACAGGTTCACCTATAAAAGTACCTGTTGGTGAGAAAGTTCTAGGACGAATCTTTAATGTAATCGGAGAAACTATTGATGGTGGTGAAGCAATTACAGATGCACCACAATGGTCAATCCATCGTGCACCTCCACCACTAGTTGAGCAGTCAACTACTACAGAGATGTTTGAAACAGGTATCAAAGTTGTTGATTTACTTGCTCCTTATTCTAAGGGTGGTAAAGTTGGACTATTTGGTGGTGCGGGTGTTGGTAAAACAGTAATTATTATGGAACTTATTCATAATGTTGCAATGGGTCATGATGGTCTTTCTATCTTTGCTGGTGTTGGTGAAAGAACTCGTGAAGGAAATGACCTTTACCATGAGATGAAAGACTCTAATGTTCTTGATAAAGTTGCACTTTGTTTTGGTCAAATGAGTGAGCCTCCAGGAGCTCGTAACCGTATTGCACTAACTGGTATTACAATGGCTGAGTACTTTAGAGATGAAAAAGGTCTTGATGTATTGATGTTTATCGATAATATCTTCCGTTTTGCACAATCAGGTTCAGAGATGTCAGCACTTCTTGGTCGTATTCCTTCAGCTGTTGGTTATCAACCAACTCTAGCTCGTGAAATGGGTGCTTTACAAGATAGAATTACATCTACTTCTAAAGGTTCAATTACTTCAGTTCAGGCTGTTTATGTACCTGCGGATGATTTAACAGATCCAGCTCCTGCTTCTGTTTTTGCTCACTTAGATGCAACCACAGTACTTAACCGTAAAATTGCGGAAAAAGGTATTTATCCTGCAGTTGATCCATTGGATTCAACTTCAAGATTACTTGATCCACAAATTATTGGTGAAGAACATTATAATGTTGCTCGTGGTGTTCAACAAACACTTCAAAAATATAAAGACCTTCAAGATATTATTGCAATTCTTGGTATGGATGAGCTTTCTGAAGACGATAAAAATGTTGTTGAACGCGCTCGTAAAATTGAAAAATTCTTATCACAACCATTCTTTGTTGCTGAAGTATTCACAGGTTCTCCTGGTAAATATGTTTCTCTTGAAGATAGTATTAAAGGTTTCAAAGCAATTCTTGATGGAGATTGTGATGATATGCCAGAAAATGCATTTTACATGGTTGGTAATATCGATGAGGCTAAAGAAAGAGCTGCAAAGCAAAAATAACTCATAATATATTAAAGGACTGTAATGGATAAGTTAAAACTTGAAATCCTAACTCCTAATGGCGAAATCTTTAATGGTGAAGCTGTTAGTGTAACTCTTCCTGGCGAAGAAGGAGAGTTCGGTGTACTACCACATCATGCTTCACTATCAACTTTGTTGGAAGCTGGTGTGATTGACATCGAAAAAGAAGACAAATCAGTTGAATCAATTTTAATTAATTGGGGTGTTGTTCAAGTTGATGAAGCAAAAATAATTGTTTTAGTTGAAGGTGCTGTTGCTATTCGTGGTGACAATGAAAGTAGCATCGCTACTGCACTCGAAGATGCTAAAAAACTTATCAGCGACATCGCTGATGCAAACCCAGCTATAGCTTCTGTTTCCGCTAAAATAGAAACTGCTGCTCAAAGACTGTTATAGTATATGATTAACAGTCTTCTTGACTTTTATTTAAAAAGTCACCCAGTTACTTTGGGTGTATTGGTTCTTTTGTCAGTATATTTTATAGTCTTAAACTGGGTTTTTTTCTACCGTTATTTTTCTATTAACAGTTGGCTTGAAAAAGAAAATGCCTCTTTAGAGTCACTTCTTTTAGGGACTTCAACTGTTAGTGCCGACTCTTTTTTAAATAATTTTATAAAAACTAACACAAATATAGGAAGAGAAATTTTAGATTTAGCTATGTTAGCTGCTACTAAAGAAGCGACAAAAGGTTTATCTATCCTTTCTATATTTGCGTCTACTACACCTTTTATAGGACTTTTTGGAACTGTTGTATCGATCTTAGATACATTTACTCATATTGGTCAAAGTAGTGGAAGTATGTCTATTATCTCTAGTGGAGTTTCAGATGCTCTTGTAGCAACTGCTGCAGGTATTTTTGTTGCAATTTTTGCATATACATATCATCAGATGCTAAAAAGAAAATCTTTTGAACTTATTGGTGCTCTTCAGATGCAAAGTGAT
Coding sequences:
- a CDS encoding FoF1 ATP synthase subunit B' — translated: MLDINPILLLATFVVFLSLIAVLNSWLYNPLFSFMNKRDDDIKKDLQKVGNNDDEINALHSEAKSIINSAKLEASALREKVIEDAKELADSKLEAKRAELASEYLEFEQSLAESKEQLVGDLMSQIPLFKEAVKAKFSQI
- a CDS encoding F0F1 ATP synthase subunit B, with the protein product MSKILLLITILSTYALASGGAESGGTDIVQRTVNFLLFAGLVWYLVAEPAKSFFAARSQGIADELQKVQDKLNESVTLKNDALTKISDAKKFAEELIVISKKENKILNDNIMVQCEFDLENIGKQNISLMEFEQRRMVRIVVEDVLKEVLNQTNDDFDKEAMANVILKKVA
- a CDS encoding F0F1 ATP synthase subunit delta — protein: MEELIAKRYIKALKTSTDTKSMGNITIVFKALAEAFKNTKFIQIMNSAEVSDEQKLEILLAAVKPAKSESINTLIKLLVENSRINIIPALAEGMRKDAAHTSKTYSGVVYSDTDIDAKVMKDLSSGLSKKFDSKISLEFIKDDFDGIKVNVEDLGIEINFSKSRINSQIIEHIAKAI
- the atpA gene encoding F0F1 ATP synthase subunit alpha; its protein translation is MVAKIKADEISSIIKERIDNFELSVDINETGKIVSYADGVAQVYGLSNVMAGEMVEFEEGTKGLVMNLEESAVGVVILGPGFELKEGMSVKRLGKLLRIPVGDALLGRIVNALGEPIDGKGPIETTETRFVEEKAPGIMNRKSVHEPLATGIKAIDALVPIGRGQRELIIGDRQTGKTTIAIDAIINQKGNGVVCIYVAIGQKESTVAQIIRRLEEHGAMEYTIIVSSTAAEAAALQFLAPYTGVTMGEYFRDNARHGLIVYDDLSKHAVAYREMSLILRRPPGREAYPGDVFYIHSRLLERAAKVCDEDGAGSLTALPIIETQAGDVAAYIPTNVISITDGQIFLETELFNSGVRPAINVGLSVSRVGGAAQIKATKQVAGTLRLDLAQYRELQAFAQFASDLDETSRKQLERGQRMVEVLKQGPFSPLSAEKQVAIIFAGNEGFLDDFDPSNIVRFEAEMYPFIEASYPQIFENIRSTLKLDDDTRALLIKALEEFKATFVVA
- the atpG gene encoding ATP synthase F1 subunit gamma → MANLKDIQRKIKSVSNTQKTTRAMKLVSTAKLRRAEELAKRSRLYAGKMNQVIAEIAGRIKCNKVGGIDNRCFIEIENPKMVDIIFVTADKGLCGGFNIQTIKAVKKLIKDYKSKNVKVRLRGIGKKGVEFFKYNEVELFDSVIDLSSKPDKARADEFIKISIEDYKDGKIDGLHIIYNGYKNMISQELHVSNILPVDTEQFDCAQAKKSVLEIEAQDEEHMLDSLVNRYVEYAIYYALIDSVAAEHASRMQAMDTATNNARDMVKELNIKFNKARQAAITTELIEIISGVESMK
- the atpD gene encoding F0F1 ATP synthase subunit beta, yielding MIGKISQVIGPVVDVDFEGYLPTINEAIEVKINLEGTETRLVLEVAAHLGDGRVRTIAMDMSEGLVRGMEATATGSPIKVPVGEKVLGRIFNVIGETIDGGEAITDAPQWSIHRAPPPLVEQSTTTEMFETGIKVVDLLAPYSKGGKVGLFGGAGVGKTVIIMELIHNVAMGHDGLSIFAGVGERTREGNDLYHEMKDSNVLDKVALCFGQMSEPPGARNRIALTGITMAEYFRDEKGLDVLMFIDNIFRFAQSGSEMSALLGRIPSAVGYQPTLAREMGALQDRITSTSKGSITSVQAVYVPADDLTDPAPASVFAHLDATTVLNRKIAEKGIYPAVDPLDSTSRLLDPQIIGEEHYNVARGVQQTLQKYKDLQDIIAILGMDELSEDDKNVVERARKIEKFLSQPFFVAEVFTGSPGKYVSLEDSIKGFKAILDGDCDDMPENAFYMVGNIDEAKERAAKQK
- the atpC gene encoding ATP synthase F1 subunit epsilon: MDKLKLEILTPNGEIFNGEAVSVTLPGEEGEFGVLPHHASLSTLLEAGVIDIEKEDKSVESILINWGVVQVDEAKIIVLVEGAVAIRGDNESSIATALEDAKKLISDIADANPAIASVSAKIETAAQRLL
- a CDS encoding MotA/TolQ/ExbB proton channel family protein yields the protein MINSLLDFYLKSHPVTLGVLVLLSVYFIVLNWVFFYRYFSINSWLEKENASLESLLLGTSTVSADSFLNNFIKTNTNIGREILDLAMLAATKEATKGLSILSIFASTTPFIGLFGTVVSILDTFTHIGQSSGSMSIISSGVSDALVATAAGIFVAIFAYTYHQMLKRKSFELIGALQMQSDAILARKA